The nucleotide sequence GGGTGCTTACTGCACCAAGCAGTTACCTCCCGGCTATGGCGCTGCTGGTTTACCACGCCCGCCAGCGAAATACCATAAAGCCAAAACAGCTTGCGAACATACCAACTGCTTCGGTGCGAGGTGGTATACACCCACATTTCCCAGTTATGCTGACGACAGTAGCAGGCCACTTCCGTTATGCCTAACCGAAGTCTCTCTCCTCCTAGCAACTTCGCCCATGTCCGCCGCAGGGGTTGCTCAAGCGGAAAATCGTAGCCACAGCGGATAAGCGTGTTGTCGAGGTCGAAGGCGATACGCATGCTTCACGAAAGCTTGGTAACGTGAATACTACGTGAGTTGGTCTGGGCAACTTCTACCGATCACCTTCACTGTGCCGCTTCAGCGAGGGGCCTATCAGGTTGTGCTAGGCTATTTAAGAGTTGCTTTATACCGACGCGGCGCTGGTTAGCCCGTCGGCCACATTCCGGTCGTTGCTGAGGCGTGGCACTTTGTTTTGGCCACCGAGTTTGCCCAGGCTTTTCATGTAGCGCTGAAACGCACCAGCTGGCAGTGCTGTGAGTTGCAGCGGAGCTAGGATGTTACCGGTCAGCAAGTCGTCGTAGTAAACGTTGCGGTGGCGTAGGCCGGCTTCCAGGGCCGCGGCAAAAGCAGCTACGTCGTGGGGTGGGCGCGCAAACTCGATAAGCCACTCGTGGCGAGACGGCACCGCGGGGTCGTTGCTTACCTGAGGTGCCACAGTGAACTCCACCACTTCCGCTTCCGGGTGTTGCTGCATGGCTTCGCGTAGGGTTTGCTCTACCTCCTCCCCAATGACGTGCTCACCGAACGCTGACAGGAAATGTTTGATACGGCCGCTCACCACCACCCTAAACGGATATTTTTCAGTGAACCGCACCGTATCACCGAGGCTGTAGCCCCACAGGCCCGCGTTGGAGTTTAACACTAATGCATACTGCTGATCTAGCTCCACTTCGGCCAAGGAGAGACGGGGCGGATTAGGCTCGAAAAACCGTTCGGCCGGAATGAATTCGTAGTAGATGCCTGCGTCAAGCAGAAGCAGCAACCCAGGGTTGCCAGGCTCATCTTGAAAAGCCAGAAAGCCCTCGGAAGCCGGAAAAAGCTCGATACTGTCAACGGGCCTTCCGATGGTGTCGAACAGTTTCTTGCGGTAGGGCTCAAAATTAACGCCCCCATAAACGAACAGGTTGAAAGCAGGAAACACCTCTCCTACCGGCCGACCCGTACGCGCCACCACGTGGTCGAAGTACATCTGCACCCAGGGCGGAATTCCTGAAATCAAGGTCATGGGAGCCGTCAGGGTTTCGTCGACGATGCGCGCGAGCTTGGTTTCCCAATCATCAATAATGTTGGTGGTGTAGCTCGGCAGCTGATTACGGCGCAAATAGGCTGGCACGTGGTGATTGACAATGCCTGAGAGCCGGCCCGTTGGAATGCCGCTTACTTCTTCCAGCTCTGGACTTCCCGACAGGAAAATCAGCTTCCCATCCAAGAAAGCGCTTTTGCCAGTCCGGCGCACGTAATGCAAGAGGGCGTCGCGGGCACCGTTGATGTGGTTGGGGATGCTGTCTTCAGTCAGCGGAATGTATTTAGCGCCCGACGTGGTACCACTGGTTTTGGCCAAATACAGCGGCTTACCAGGCCACAGCACATCGGCTTCCCCGTGTTTCACCCGCTCGAAATACGAAGCCAGCCCTTCGTAATCGCGCACGGGAACCTGCCGGGCTAGGTCCTGCCCCGATTGGATAGCGTTGAAGTCATGGTCTTGGCCGAAAGCGGTACCACTGGCCTTTGCCACAATAGTGCGCAGTACGCGTTGCTGCGTACCAATGGGGTCCTGCTGCCATTTTTGGTACCGGCTGGTTACGAAAGCAGCCAACGGGCGGCTCAAGGCGGATTTCAGACCCATAGGATAAGGTAGTGAGTTCACTGAGCGGTAGGCTACTGCTGCAGTTTGCTACCGTTGTGCCAAAGATAGAGGCCAATTAAACACGTATGCCTTCCGCCAAATCTTATCCATATTTACGGGCATCCGTAAGTAGGAGCACAAGCTCATCACTAACTCACCTTTTCTAATTCAACCCCCATGGTCAACCAACGAGGCAATGCTGTTTGGAACGGCGACATCAAAGGCAGTGGCAACATCACCACCCAAAGCGGCACAGTTTCGGCTCCCTACTCGGTAGGAGCGCGCTTTGAAGGCCAAAAAGGCACCAATCCGGAAGAACTGATTGGGGCTGCTCATGCCGGCTGCTACACTATGTTCCTCACAGGTCAGCTCACCAAAGCCGGCGCCCAGGTAAAGCAGATTCGTACCGAATCGAAGGTAACGCTGGATACTTCAGGCGACGTACCGAAAGTGGTAAAAATCGTCCTCACAACGGAAGGAGAAGTGGAGGGCATCTCGCAGGAAGAATTTCAGAAGCAAGCTGAAAATGCCAAGGAGCACTGCCCTATTTCGCAGTTGCTGAGTGCCGTTCCCGAAATGGAGTTGGCCTCGGCTACGCTGAAGTAGCGCACGGTTAGTTGGTAGCTGGCTGTTATGAATTAGTAGCACGGCAACCACTAGCTCCTCACTCCGTTACTGAAAAACCGGCTGCGTCCTGTGCGTTGCCGGTTTTTCGCTTTCTTTGCCTTTTGTTGCGACCACCAAAGCCGCTATGCCCACAGCTTCTACCCGTATCCGTCTTCAACCAGCCAATACCTCGCGCATCCCTTTCTGGGGGCAATTATCCTTTGGGGTACTCTGGGTGGCGTACACGCTGGCACTCATTATCACTGATAGTGGCCTCAACGACATGCACTTTCTGCATTACGTCTTCCTGGTATTTAGTCTGGTATACATTGGGTATGTGCTGGTTCACAATGCCCCGGTTTTCGGTACCCAAAGTTACCTAGAATTCACTCCTGGCTACATCGTCCATAAAAACGGACTGTTTCGGCCCAAGCAAGTATTTGCAGCCGAGTCTATCAATCGGTTGGAAATGGTGCCGCAGCAGGTGCGCGTGCATACCAAAGAAGAAGGCACGTATGCACTCAGCCTGCGTGAAGTGCGCGGGCGCAAGCGCAAGCGCCAACTTCGAGAGCAAGTGCGCAACTTTGCTGCCCAATACCAGATTCCCCTGCAAGACTCGCAGCCGAACTTATAAGAAGTACGTTTATCTGAACTAGAAAGGGCCTCCAATTGGAGGCCCTTTCTAGTTCAGATAAACGTACTTCTTACCCTACACTCTACGTCCTTCAGGAAAAACGAACATGCCAGGTGTTGTCACGCAGAAGCACGCTGCTATTTGCCCGCGAATTTCTTGCGTAGTTCTACAATCTGCCCACGAAAGCCTTTGTCGGAGTCAATTAGGTCTGAAACGGTTTGTACGGAGTGTATCACGGTGCTGTGGTCACGCCCGCCAAAGTGGTGGCCGATGCTCTTAAGCGAGTGACTGGTGTGCTCTTTGGCGAAGTACATGGCCACTTGCCGCGCCGTTACCACTTCCTTCTTACGTGTTTTGGCCTTCAGCAAATCCAGTGGCACGCTGAAGTATTCAGCGCAAGTTTTCTGAATGAAATCAATATTGACTTCCGCTTCCACCTCCTCGATGATGTGCCGGAGGGCCTGCTTGGCCATTTCCAGGTCGATTTCGCGCCGGTTGAGGCTACTTTGTGCCACCAGTGAAATCAGCACCCCTTCTAGCTCACGCACGTTGGTATTAACGGAGTGCGCCAAGTATTCCACCACCTGCGGCGGGATGTCGATGCCATCCTGCTGCATTTTATTTTGAATGATGGCCATGCGCGTTTCGAAGTCGGGGCTTTGCAGATCGGCGGTGAGGCCCCACTTGAAACGGGAAAGAAGCCGGTCTTCCAAGCCCACCAAATCACGCGGAGGCCGGTCGGAAGTCATAACAATCTGCTTGCCGGCTTGGTGCAGGTGGTTGAAGATGTGGAAGAACATCTCCTGCGTTTTGTCTTTGCCCGACAGAAACTGCACATCATCGAGAATCAGAATATCCACCAACAGGTAAAAGTTGGCGAAATCCTGCACCGCATTGGCTCGCAGGCTCTCGATGAACTGATTGGTAAATTTCTCGGCCGACACATACAGCACAAACTTGTCGGAGTTGCTGGCCTTGATGTGGTTGCCGATGGCTTGCACGAGGTGCGTTTTGCCTAAACCTACGCCCCCATAAATCATGAGCGGGTTGAAGCTGGTAGTGCCCGGCTTGTTGGCCACAGCCAACCCTGCCGAGCGCGACAACCGGTTACAATCACCCTCGATGTAGTTCTCGAAGGTGTAACTGCCGTTGAGCTGGGAATGCAGGTAATGGCGGTCAACAGCTTTGCTGGCTTCAAAGGGATTACGCAGCATAGTTTGCGCAACCGGAGCCGCCGCCGCCGCCGCTACATTGCGTGCCGACGACGACATGGGGCCAGCAGCCAGAGCAGCGGCTGGCGTAGCTACTGGCGCGGGCCCCGCCACCTTGCGAGTGGTTGGGAGATTGAGGGTGCGGGGCTGGTTTTGGCTGTTACCCTGGTCCACCACAATGCTGTACTCCAAGCGGCCATCAGGCCCTAATTCCTGATGAATGGCGCGCTTCAGTTCCTCAACGTAATGCTCCTCCAGAAACTCATAAAAGTAGGTGCTCGGCACCTGAATGATGAGTACGTTCCCCTGCAGCGCCACCGGAGCGATGGGTAGAAACCACGTTCGGAAGCTCTGCTCACCAATGGTAGCTTGGATGACGCGAAGGCAGTTGGCCCAGACTGTATGGCAATCCTTCAGCATCAATTAGTTACGACAAAAGCAGCAGGTGCGTGAGTAAATTAGGAGAGGCGCGAACGGGCCTCAGAAAGGCCCGTTTTTTTTAGAGGGAGACAAAAATGTGGAAAAGTCAGGAGAGAAAAAACCGTTTTTTCGCTTGCATTTGTCGAGCTTTTATCAGGCTACCCGCACGGGTACCACAGCAGCAGCAGCTACTGTTGGGCGGCGCGAGCCCCGTTCAAACGTATAGTCGAGCCGGCCCAAATTGATACCAGACCAGCCTACTTGGTTGATGAGGGTTTGGTGGTTGTTGGGTCCCGTTACAACGTCGGGTTTGTCGAGGAAAGTATGGGTGTGGCCGCCCAAAATTAAGTCGATGCCAGGAGCACCAGCAGCTAGCTTGAAGTCGTCGACCTTTGGGCCTTGGTATTTGTAGCCCAAGTGTGAAAGGCAAATAACTAGGTCGCACTTCTCAGGACCGCGCAGTTTGGCTACCATCTCCTTGGCCGTAGCAATAGGGTCGAGGTACTTGGTAGCGCCGAAGTTCTTGTCGGCTACCAAGCCGGCCATTTCGATACCAAGCCCAAACACGCCAATCCGGTGTCCGGCCTTCTCGAATACCTTGTAGGGTTGGAAGCGGCCAGCTAGAATGGTGCCGGTGAAGTCGTAGTTGGCGACCAAGAAGGGAAAAGTAGCGTTGGGCAGTTGCTTTTGCAGGCCCTCCAAGCCGTTGTCGAAATCATGATTGCCAAGGGTACTGGCATCATACTTCATCTGGCTCATGAGCTTGTACTCTAACTCCCCCATAAAAAAGTTGAAGTACGGCGTTCCTTGCCAGATGTCGCCGGAGTCCAGCAGGAGTACATGGGGCTCTTGCTCCCGAATCTGCTTGATAAGCGTGGCCCGGTGTGCCATACCCCCCATGCCAGCGTACTGCGTGGCACTGTCTGGAAATGGCTCGATGCGAGAGTGCATGTCGTTGGTGTGTAGAATCACCAATCGTTCCGGCTTGGCGTCGGCAACAGCCGGCAAACTCAAGCCGAGCAGTCCTACGCCTGCGGCACCTACTCCCGTATGTTTGAGAAATTCGCGACGATTCATCTTTTCATGTAACAGTTACCAACGTTCATTTAGCAACCTTGGCGAGCACTTAACTGCGGTAAGCACTCCGGCCATGATTGGTTGACAACTAATTGTTGCTTGACTTCACTCGGTTTTCCACTTTGGCTTCCACCAGCTTGCCCTGCTTGGTTAGTTCTCGAATTTGGTCGGCAATGGCATTGCGCAGCAGCACGCCCGTACCGCGGGGCTTGATGGCTTTCAGGAACACCATGTTGTCGCCTCCGCCCGCGAGGTAGTCGCTGATGGCAATGGTGTAGAGGCGGGATTGGGCGGGATTGAACGGCTGACTGTTGATGCGAATGTTGGTGGCTTTACCACTGGGATTGACAGCGTAGGTGGCACCCGAGAAAGCCATTTTCACGCGGGCCCCATAGTCGAAGAGTTGCTGAACCACCTCGGCGGGAGCATCCAACACGACTAGCTCGTTCTCAAACGGCATCAACTCGAACACCGCCCCCAGGGTAACTTGCCCGGCCGGTAAGGGTGCACGCAAACCGCCGTTGGTCATTACTCCCAAGTCGATAGTCTGGCCAAGCTCCCGGCTCGCCCGACTACGTTGCAAATCAGCCACAAAGTTGGCCAGTGGCGATTCGCCGGAATTTTTGAGCAGTGCTACGGGAGCAGTGCCAATTACGGCTGTCATCTGCTCGGTTACGCGCTGCCGGTACGGGACAATAGTGGCCAGAGCGGTTGGGTCGTCGGGAAGCGTATTGCCTACGGGTTGGGCCGTAACGGGCGGCAGAACTGGCTTGGCTACGTAGCTAGCACGCTGGCAGCTACTTGAGAAAGTCAGCGCAGCTAGTAAGCTTAGCGTGGCGAGACGCGAATGAAACAGGTGCATTGCAGAAAACTGGAAGAACGGACTACAAAGGTAAGCCGCCTCTCCGACTATTCCTGTTGTGAGGAAAGCAACTGAACGCCAAAGCAACCTACTTTAGTTGCCACCGAACGTGTAACCCGCTACCAGCGCTACACTGCTGGCCCCAGACAACACTTGGGATGCTTGTGACGAACTGTCGAGCCATTCCGCACGAATTTCCACTTGTACGCTGCCTACTTTTCCAGTTGGGAACGATAACCCAGCCCCGACTGACGGGCCTATGCCGTATTTACGGAGCTCGATGTCTCGGACGGTAGTCGTGTTGAAACGCGGAAGCATCGTCTCGATACGGGCATGGGATTCCGAATGCAGAACCCCTATAGCGCCAGCCTGCAAGTACGGCCGAACCGCTCCTTGCAGAATAGTGTAGCGCAGCAGCAGTGGCACCCGGATTGACGTGAAGTTCACGTAGGCATCTTTTTGAACTCTATCAGCAGAGAATATTCCTTCTCCGTTGCTCTCATAGTGCTTGTAGTAAGGCTGCTTCACATAGAGAGCCTGAAATACAGCCGAGAGCTTGTAATGAAGAAAGCCGGACTTCAATTCCAGCCCGGCCCCAAACACTGCCTGCCGACCAGCTTCTAAGGCGATGCTCTGGCCGTTGTCTAGTAGTGTCAAGTTTGACTGCAAGCCACCAGCAAGCACCGAAAAAGCGACGGTAGAGCTGCGCGTCGGCTTTGCTACTTGTGCGCTGCCCGTTGCACATACGTTGTAATCAGCTACCACTTGCAGTAGCTTTTGTTCACGCAATTCCATAGTGGCAATACTGGGTTGTACCCGTGGGCAATCGGCCATAAGGAGCGCCAGCTGGCTGCGGAACGGGTAGGAACGCACCATCGTTTTGACTTCCCCCCCGGCAGATGCGCTGTATTTCATCATCACGGAGTCACTCTGGATCAGGGGCCGCAGAGATGGGTCGGATTCTTTGCTTGCGTAGTATGCTTCTCGGTCATCGGAGAGCACCGTCCGGTAAAGCGAGACGTTGCCGGGCACTAGGAGCTGCAAAAACACTTTGCTTGTCGATGCACCGGGTATAGAGCGGCTCTGGTAGTTCTTGTCGCCAACCCCATAGCCACGCACCTGCTCTGGCTGATACTCGGAAACCACCCCATTTTTTTCTGAACGAAAGCGGCATAATTGCCGATTCCGCTGCTCATTCCGCGCATCAACTTCTCCACGAAGCGTATCACCGGAAAGCTGTAGCACGTAACCAGGTCGAAAGTTGGTTTGGGCAACAGCTGCTGTGCTGCCCATAAGTAGAGGAAGTAGTACAAGTAATTTTTTCACTGTCACGGTGTGGTTAACTATAAAATTCAAACAGATTAGAATAAGCGCATTCTAAAATCAGGCGAAGATAGAAGAGAGGCCATTGCCTTCCTACAGGCAGATCTTTCCTGAACTGGTATCTTTAGCCGCCTCCGCATCTGTTTACATCCGTCATGCCTGATACGCCCCGCCCCGCGTCTGTTTCCTTTTCCGAGTTCGAACCTATTAGCACTGCCGCGTGGCAGGCACGCATCGCGCGCGACCTAAAGGGTGCTGACCCAGCCACGCTGCGCTGGCAAACACCGGATGGTTTCACAGTAGAGCCGTTCTACCACCGTGAGGCGCTGGCGGCGCTGCCAGAAGTACCGGCTCCGCTGCTCCGCCCCGACACGAACGGCAACACCTGGCGCAACGTGCCCACGTACTCGGTGCCGGCCGGCGAACGAGGCCACGCCACCATCCAAAAAGCGGCCGAGGCCCTTGCCCGCGGCGCTGATGGTGCCCACTTCGTACTGGCGGATGCTACCACGTTCGACGTGGAATTTCTGCACGCGCATCTGCCCCTGGACACCACCTATATTGGCTATTCTCTTACGGGCGCACCCACCGCGTTTGTGCAGCGGCTGTTAGACACTGGCACAATCACGTTGCGCGGGTTTCTGGAATTCGACCCCATTACCAACCATTTGCCTAACCTGAAAAGCCAGCTGCACGAGCTACGCGAAACTCTGACGCTCACGCAAGGCATGCCCGAATTCCGGGCCCTGACGCTGCAAGCGGCTTTCTATGGAAACCGGGGCGCAACCGTAACGCAGCAAGTGGCTTTCGCGCTGGCTACTGCGGCTGCGTACTTGAGCGAGCTACCCACCGAAACGCTTACCACCGCTCAAGTGGCAGCGGCGATGTGGGTGCACGTGGCTATCAACCCCAACTATTTCTTCGAGATTGCCAAGCTACGGGCCCTGCGCCGGCTGTGGGCAACGCTGCTGCACGCGTATGGTTTGCCGTCCGAGGTGGCACTGCCGTTGTTTGCCGAAACATCGTCGTGGAGCCAGACTACGCTGGATGCGCACACCAACCTACTGCGCGTAACCACCGAGGCGATGAGTGCGGTGCTGGGGGGGGTTGATGCGCTGAGCATACGGCCCTTCGACTGCCTGTTTCACGACCCCAACGAATTTTCAAACCGCTTGGCCCGCAACCTCTCGGTGCTGCTGCGCGAAGAGGTAGGGCTAGGCCAGGTGCAAGATGTGGCGGCTGGCTCCTACTATCTGGAAACCCTCACCGACACCTTGGCGCAAGAAGCCTGGACCTTGTTTCAGAGGATTGAGGCCGAAGGGGGGCTGCCCACGGCTATTGGCACGGTGATGCAGGAGTTGCACACGACGGCCCAAGCGCAGTTCCGGCGTATTGCCACCGGCGAGCAGGTGGTAGTAGGCACCAACAAGTTTCAGAACACGCGCGAGCATTTCGACTTCAACCCGAAAAAACTGCTACGTAGCCGCGAGTTCGATTCAACACGGGCCACGTACCCATCGGAAGTGCTTCGGCTGGCAACCAGCCTGCACTTCGAGCGGCGGGAGAAGAAAAAGAAGCGGGCTGCTGTCGTGCTATTAGGGTCTCATACCAACCAGCTTATTCAGGAGTCGTTTTTGCGGTTGATGCCCAAGCAGGAACAATCGGCCTTGCACGATTCGCATCCCGTCGGGACACTGTCAGTGTTGTTTTCTTCTACTGAGGAAGCCATTCTGATGTATGCTACTCCCGAGCAGTTTGGCCGCTTTGCGCGCTATATCTACCGGATTGCGGAAGATGATTCAACCTTTGTGCCTCCGGTGCTGATTACCGCCGACTTAGCCACCATGCAGGAAGCCGTACGCGTGTTTGGCTTTCAAGAATTCACAGTACAAGGCTACACCACCGAAGAAGTATTAGCCCGGTTGCAGGGAAAATAAAGAAGAGCAGGTGCCACAATCTAGTGTTAAAAACTAGCTCTCCTTCCCAGACGAAAAGGTGCTGGGGGTGGTTGATAATCATTGAACGTCATTTAACACTAGCTCTTAGCTCTACTTCTCCAACCACTCCCAACCCCTCCTCGTCTCAGGGGAGCTAGGCCTCTAGCTTCAATTCCTACTTTGCCTCATCATCTGTCACCCACTAAGATGAAACCCGACTTCTCCCGCATTGCTTATAACGCCGCCCCGCTACCTGAAACACCTGTGGCAGAGGCTGCCGTCACGACCCCGGAAGGTATCCAACTCAAGAGCCACTACACGGCCGAGGACGTAGCGAGCTTCGAGCACCTCGGGTTTGGTGCGGGGCAGGCGCCCTACCTACGGGGCCCCTACCCGACTATGTATGTGCAGAACCCCTGGACCGTGCGGCAGTATGCGGGCTTCAGCACGGCCGAGGAAAGCAACGCCTTCTACCGCCGCAACCTCGCGGGTGGGCAGAAAGGCCTGTCGGTGGCGTTTGACTTAGCCACGCACCGCGGCTACGATTCCGACCATCCGCGGGTGGTAGGCGACGTAGGCAAGGCCGGCGTGGCTATTGATTCGGTGGAGGACATGAAGATTCTCTTCGACCAGATTCCGCTGGACCAGATGTCGGTGAGCATGACCATGAACGGAGCGGTGCTGCCCATTATGGCCTTTTATATAGTGGCGGCCGAGGAGCAGGGCGTGACGCCGGACAAGCTGGCGGGTACCATTCAGAACGATATTCTGAAGGAGTTCATGGTGCGCAACACCTACATCTACCCGCCGCAGCCCAGCATGCGCATCATTGCCGACATCTTCGCCTACACGGCGCAGAACATGCCCAAGTTCAACTCCATCAGCATCAGCGGCTACCACATGCAGGAAGCCGGCGCCACCGCCGACCTGGAGCTGGCCTACACCCTGGCCGATGGCCTGGAGTACGTGCGTGCGGGCTTGGCGGCAGGCATGACCATCGACCAGTTTGCGCCGCGGCTGTCGTTTTTCTGGGCCATTGGCATGAACCACTTCATGGAAATTGCCAAGCTCCGGGCCGGTCGGTTGCTGTGGGCCAAGCTGCTGAAGCAGTTCGAGCCGCAGAACCCCAAGAGCTTGGCGCTGCGCACCCACTGCCAGACCTCGGGCTACTCGCTCACCGAGCAGGACCCGTTCAACAACGTGGCTCGCACCGCCATTGAGGCACTGGCCGCCGCGCTGGGTGGCACCCAAAGCCTGCACACCAACGCCCTCGACGAGGCCATTGCCCTGCCCACCGACTTCTCGGCCCGCATAGCCCGCAACACCCAGCTTTACCTTCAGCACGAAACCGACATCACCCGCGTAGTGGACCCCTGGGGCGGCTCCTACTACGTGGAAACCCTCACCCACGAGCTGGCTAACAAAGCCTGGGCGCTGATTCAGGAAGTGGAAGAACTGGGCGGCATGGCCAAGGCTATTGAAACCGGCCTGCCTAAGCTGCGCATCGAGGAAGCCTCGGCTCGCAAGCAGGCCCGCATCGACTCGGGCAAGGAGGTGATTGTAGGCGTGAACCGCTACCGCCTCACTCCGGAGCAGCAGGCCCAGGAAACGCAAATCGAAATCCTCGACATCGACAACGCCGCCGTGCGGGAGTCGCAGATTGCGCGCCTCAACACCATGAAAGCGGAGCGCGACAACGCCGCCGTGCAGCAGGCCCTAACCGCCCTGACGGAAGCCGCCCGCTCCGGCAACGACAACCTCCTGGCCCTAGCCGTGCAAGCCGCCCGCTTGCGCGCGACCCTCGGCGAAATTTCGGATGCGCTGGAAGCGGTGTACGGCCGCCACCAAGCCACTATCCGCACGGTATCGGGCGTTTACTCGCAGGAAATGGACTACGACGCTGAATTTGCTAAAGCCCGCCAAGCGGCCGACGACTTTGCCGCCAAAGAAGGCCGCCGCCCCCGCATGATGGTGGCCAAGATGGGCCAGGACGGCCACGACCGGGGCTCGAAAATCATTGCCACTTCCTTCGCCGACGTGGGCTTCGACGTAGACATTGCTCCCCTCTTCCAAACCCCCGACGAGGTAGCCCGCCAAGCCGCCGAAAACGACGTGCACGTAGTGGGCGTGAGCAGCCTCGCTGCCGGCCACAAAACCCTGATTCCGCAGCTCATCCAGGAGCTACAGCAGCTCGGCCGCGAAGACATCCTCGTCATTGCCGGCGGCGTCATCCCTGCTCAGGATTACGACTTTCTGTACAACGCTGGTGTAGCCGGGGTGTATGGCCCGGGAACTGTCATTGCCGTAGCGGCGCAGGAGATATTGGAGAAGCTCGAAAATAATTGAACACTATTAAATGGCAAATAATGCAGATGTGCCTATCGGTGTACATCAATCCTCTGTTATGAAGTGGGCTACGTTATTCCTGACGACCACAATGACCCTTCTAGCACTCCGCGCCTTTTATCTCTCAAATAAAGGAGGATTTTGGCTTGGATTTAGCATGGCATTATTTTTTTATGCAATAACTTTATTCAACACTGTATTAGTGTCGAACATTTCATTAACATCAAAAGGGATCTTAATTGAAAATTTATTTACACACAAGGTGTATGGCTATGATAGATACATAAAAACAATTTCATTTATCCCTGGATATTCTAAAGTTTATCTAAAAGATACCAGTTACGTATTTCGAAATCAAAGTAATAATTTTAACACCACTTCGCCCTCAGAATCATTTAAGAATCATGAGCGTATAATGGACCATATCAGAAAATCTAATACAAGTATACCCAATAGCACAGTATGAGATCATTGCTATTAACTTTCCTCATATTTATATCATTTTCTTGCAAAAGAAAGAGCAATATCCCAGTGTACAGTAATTACAAGGCTGTTGGCAAAACTTATTTATCTGTGCTAATTGATTCTACTGTAGTTCACAGTAATATAGTTGACAATTCCTTATATTTAGAATTTTCAACTAATGAGTCCACATTTATTTCCAAGCCTTACAACTACAATTTAAGTTTCCCTTTACTCCAAGATTCTCTTACAGAAATATTATTTTATTACAATGATTTTAAGTTTATAGCGACTGGAAACAAAATGAGCCGACTGAAAAAATTCTTTTATTTTCCTAACCGTGATAGTGTAATATTACACATAAGTAAGGCACCTTTTAAAGAAGGAAAATCAGAAAAAGGGGGTTATTATACTAACAAACAGATATTTGCAAAAATCCAGCTCGATAGCTCCAATATATTACTTGCTACTCTTAGTAAGGATACTGTAACGTATAGGCGTTAATGAGTACTCAGATATGCTCATTTCCACAGGT is from Hymenobacter tibetensis and encodes:
- a CDS encoding GH3 family domain-containing protein translates to MGLKSALSRPLAAFVTSRYQKWQQDPIGTQQRVLRTIVAKASGTAFGQDHDFNAIQSGQDLARQVPVRDYEGLASYFERVKHGEADVLWPGKPLYLAKTSGTTSGAKYIPLTEDSIPNHINGARDALLHYVRRTGKSAFLDGKLIFLSGSPELEEVSGIPTGRLSGIVNHHVPAYLRRNQLPSYTTNIIDDWETKLARIVDETLTAPMTLISGIPPWVQMYFDHVVARTGRPVGEVFPAFNLFVYGGVNFEPYRKKLFDTIGRPVDSIELFPASEGFLAFQDEPGNPGLLLLLDAGIYYEFIPAERFFEPNPPRLSLAEVELDQQYALVLNSNAGLWGYSLGDTVRFTEKYPFRVVVSGRIKHFLSAFGEHVIGEEVEQTLREAMQQHPEAEVVEFTVAPQVSNDPAVPSRHEWLIEFARPPHDVAAFAAALEAGLRHRNVYYDDLLTGNILAPLQLTALPAGAFQRYMKSLGKLGGQNKVPRLSNDRNVADGLTSAASV
- a CDS encoding OsmC family peroxiredoxin, whose product is MVNQRGNAVWNGDIKGSGNITTQSGTVSAPYSVGARFEGQKGTNPEELIGAAHAGCYTMFLTGQLTKAGAQVKQIRTESKVTLDTSGDVPKVVKIVLTTEGEVEGISQEEFQKQAENAKEHCPISQLLSAVPEMELASATLK
- the dnaA gene encoding chromosomal replication initiator protein DnaA, producing MLKDCHTVWANCLRVIQATIGEQSFRTWFLPIAPVALQGNVLIIQVPSTYFYEFLEEHYVEELKRAIHQELGPDGRLEYSIVVDQGNSQNQPRTLNLPTTRKVAGPAPVATPAAALAAGPMSSSARNVAAAAAAPVAQTMLRNPFEASKAVDRHYLHSQLNGSYTFENYIEGDCNRLSRSAGLAVANKPGTTSFNPLMIYGGVGLGKTHLVQAIGNHIKASNSDKFVLYVSAEKFTNQFIESLRANAVQDFANFYLLVDILILDDVQFLSGKDKTQEMFFHIFNHLHQAGKQIVMTSDRPPRDLVGLEDRLLSRFKWGLTADLQSPDFETRMAIIQNKMQQDGIDIPPQVVEYLAHSVNTNVRELEGVLISLVAQSSLNRREIDLEMAKQALRHIIEEVEAEVNIDFIQKTCAEYFSVPLDLLKAKTRKKEVVTARQVAMYFAKEHTSHSLKSIGHHFGGRDHSTVIHSVQTVSDLIDSDKGFRGQIVELRKKFAGK
- a CDS encoding bifunctional metallophosphatase/5'-nucleotidase, with amino-acid sequence MNRREFLKHTGVGAAGVGLLGLSLPAVADAKPERLVILHTNDMHSRIEPFPDSATQYAGMGGMAHRATLIKQIREQEPHVLLLDSGDIWQGTPYFNFFMGELEYKLMSQMKYDASTLGNHDFDNGLEGLQKQLPNATFPFLVANYDFTGTILAGRFQPYKVFEKAGHRIGVFGLGIEMAGLVADKNFGATKYLDPIATAKEMVAKLRGPEKCDLVICLSHLGYKYQGPKVDDFKLAAGAPGIDLILGGHTHTFLDKPDVVTGPNNHQTLINQVGWSGINLGRLDYTFERGSRRPTVAAAAVVPVRVA
- a CDS encoding 5'-nucleotidase C-terminal domain-containing protein, with translation MHLFHSRLATLSLLAALTFSSSCQRASYVAKPVLPPVTAQPVGNTLPDDPTALATIVPYRQRVTEQMTAVIGTAPVALLKNSGESPLANFVADLQRSRASRELGQTIDLGVMTNGGLRAPLPAGQVTLGAVFELMPFENELVVLDAPAEVVQQLFDYGARVKMAFSGATYAVNPSGKATNIRINSQPFNPAQSRLYTIAISDYLAGGGDNMVFLKAIKPRGTGVLLRNAIADQIRELTKQGKLVEAKVENRVKSSNN
- a CDS encoding methylmalonyl-CoA mutase family protein is translated as MPDTPRPASVSFSEFEPISTAAWQARIARDLKGADPATLRWQTPDGFTVEPFYHREALAALPEVPAPLLRPDTNGNTWRNVPTYSVPAGERGHATIQKAAEALARGADGAHFVLADATTFDVEFLHAHLPLDTTYIGYSLTGAPTAFVQRLLDTGTITLRGFLEFDPITNHLPNLKSQLHELRETLTLTQGMPEFRALTLQAAFYGNRGATVTQQVAFALATAAAYLSELPTETLTTAQVAAAMWVHVAINPNYFFEIAKLRALRRLWATLLHAYGLPSEVALPLFAETSSWSQTTLDAHTNLLRVTTEAMSAVLGGVDALSIRPFDCLFHDPNEFSNRLARNLSVLLREEVGLGQVQDVAAGSYYLETLTDTLAQEAWTLFQRIEAEGGLPTAIGTVMQELHTTAQAQFRRIATGEQVVVGTNKFQNTREHFDFNPKKLLRSREFDSTRATYPSEVLRLATSLHFERREKKKKRAAVVLLGSHTNQLIQESFLRLMPKQEQSALHDSHPVGTLSVLFSSTEEAILMYATPEQFGRFARYIYRIAEDDSTFVPPVLITADLATMQEAVRVFGFQEFTVQGYTTEEVLARLQGK